One stretch of Candidatus Poribacteria bacterium DNA includes these proteins:
- the hisA gene encoding 1-(5-phosphoribosyl)-5-[(5-phosphoribosylamino)methylideneamino]imidazole-4-carboxamide isomerase, which translates to MRIYPAIDLKGGRCVRLRQGDPNQETVFSDDPAAQARHWVQQGAEWIHVVDLDGAFSGSPQNAAAITAIVDAVSVPVQLGGGMRELERIRAALDRGVRRVIVGTRALEDPNFVRHACREFPGAIAVGIDARDGYVATRGWGNVTGTLAADLAARVADDGVCAIIYTDIATDGMLQGPNLAATEQLARAVPVPIIASGGVSSLEDIRALRALSEVGVEGAIVGRALYDGKLSLSEAIAVARG; encoded by the coding sequence ATGCGAATCTATCCGGCGATCGACCTCAAAGGGGGTCGTTGCGTGCGGCTGCGGCAGGGCGACCCGAACCAGGAGACCGTGTTCTCCGACGATCCCGCCGCGCAGGCTAGGCACTGGGTTCAGCAGGGGGCGGAATGGATCCACGTCGTCGACCTGGACGGCGCGTTTTCCGGGAGCCCGCAGAACGCCGCCGCGATCACGGCGATTGTAGATGCCGTCTCGGTTCCCGTGCAACTAGGCGGCGGGATGCGAGAGCTGGAGCGGATTCGCGCGGCGCTGGACAGGGGCGTGCGTCGGGTGATCGTCGGGACGCGAGCGCTCGAAGACCCGAATTTCGTCCGTCACGCCTGCCGCGAGTTCCCGGGAGCCATCGCCGTCGGAATCGACGCGCGCGACGGCTACGTTGCGACCAGAGGCTGGGGAAACGTCACGGGTACGCTCGCCGCCGATCTGGCGGCGCGTGTCGCAGACGATGGCGTCTGCGCAATCATCTACACGGACATCGCCACGGACGGCATGTTGCAGGGCCCCAACCTGGCGGCGACGGAGCAGCTCGCGAGAGCGGTCCCGGTTCCCATCATCGCGTCCGGCGGCGTGTCCTCCCTGGAGGACATCCGAGCGCTACGAGCCCTGAGCGAGGTCGGCGTTGAGGGCGCGATCGTCGGTCGCGCGCTCTACGACGGCAAGCTGTCGCTGAGCGAAGCCATCGCCGTGGCGCGGGGCTAG
- a CDS encoding gamma-glutamyl-gamma-aminobutyrate hydrolase family protein, with translation MSTRTPIIGITARFEHAGSAGDPRRMEGVHSISETYVRAIRVAGGMPILLPPTFDGPTRDGYIALVDGLLLSGGGDVAPAHFGEDPVPGLRDVDPLRDDFELRLCRAALEADKPVLAICRGAQVLNVASGGGMVQDIATSVPGALQHTQRAPGWHASHAVDLDPTSRLASIAGSDRIFVNSFHHQSASDVVEPFRAVAKTSDGVIEAIESTRHRFAMGVQWHPEHVADHDPVAMALFERFVEEAGATRRRLPSGQDRPPLPAAADDPSA, from the coding sequence ATGTCCACTCGCACACCCATCATCGGCATCACCGCTCGTTTCGAGCACGCCGGATCCGCTGGAGATCCTCGACGCATGGAAGGCGTGCACTCGATCTCGGAAACGTATGTTCGAGCCATCCGTGTCGCAGGAGGGATGCCTATCCTGCTACCGCCGACCTTCGACGGACCCACCCGCGACGGCTACATCGCCCTCGTCGATGGGCTCCTCCTGTCGGGCGGCGGCGATGTCGCGCCAGCCCACTTCGGAGAAGACCCGGTTCCTGGGCTGCGTGACGTCGATCCGTTGCGGGACGATTTCGAGCTACGCCTCTGCCGCGCCGCACTCGAAGCCGACAAGCCGGTGCTGGCGATCTGCCGAGGAGCCCAAGTGCTCAACGTCGCATCGGGCGGCGGCATGGTGCAGGATATTGCCACGAGCGTGCCGGGAGCCCTTCAGCACACGCAGCGCGCTCCCGGTTGGCACGCGTCGCACGCCGTCGATCTGGACCCAACGAGCCGCCTCGCGTCCATTGCCGGCAGCGACCGCATCTTCGTCAACTCGTTCCATCACCAGAGCGCCAGCGATGTCGTGGAGCCGTTCCGCGCCGTCGCCAAGACATCCGACGGCGTGATCGAAGCCATCGAGTCCACGCGGCATCGGTTCGCCATGGGGGTTCAGTGGCATCCGGAGCACGTCGCCGACCACGACCCGGTCGCCATGGCGCTGTTCGAACGATTCGTCGAGGAAGCCGGAGCGACGCGTAGGCGGCTCCCGTCGGGACAGGACCGCCCGCCACTTCCCGCTGCGGCAGACGATCCAAGCGCCTGA
- a CDS encoding aldo/keto reductase produces MDYVSFGKNGVKVSRACLGTMTFGRQADEAMSREIVGACLDAGVNFFDTANAYNAGVSEEILGRCLEGIRDDVIISTKVFGQVGTGPNDRGLSRRHILAAVEDSLRRLGTDYIDIYLLHSPDYSTPLEETLSAMDALVRSGKVRYIGCSNYASWQLTQALWIADRRDLIPLTVTQPMYNLLARGIEQELLPACAEFGIGVMVYNPLAGGMLTGKYRALDIQPGARFDVYEFYRDRYWYETNIEAVHSLERIAAQVGNSLTHFSVRWCLNHPAVQVAILGASSADQVRDTLGAFDDTVDGHALPKDILDACDAVWMKSRVVAPKYNR; encoded by the coding sequence ATGGACTATGTGTCGTTTGGGAAGAACGGCGTCAAGGTCTCTCGCGCGTGTCTCGGAACGATGACGTTCGGGAGGCAGGCGGACGAGGCGATGTCTCGCGAGATCGTCGGCGCGTGCCTCGACGCGGGCGTCAACTTCTTCGACACGGCGAACGCCTACAACGCAGGCGTCTCGGAGGAGATCCTGGGCAGGTGCTTGGAGGGCATCCGGGACGACGTCATCATCTCGACCAAGGTCTTCGGACAGGTCGGCACGGGACCCAACGACCGAGGTCTATCCCGACGCCATATCCTCGCCGCGGTCGAGGACTCGCTCAGGCGGCTGGGAACCGACTACATCGACATCTACCTGCTCCATTCGCCGGACTACTCGACACCCCTCGAGGAGACACTCTCCGCGATGGACGCGTTGGTTCGGTCGGGGAAGGTTCGGTACATCGGCTGCTCGAACTACGCGTCGTGGCAGTTGACCCAGGCGCTGTGGATCGCGGATCGGAGAGACCTGATCCCGTTGACGGTGACGCAGCCCATGTACAACCTGCTGGCTCGCGGCATCGAGCAGGAGCTGTTGCCGGCGTGCGCTGAGTTCGGAATCGGCGTCATGGTCTACAATCCCCTCGCCGGGGGCATGCTGACCGGCAAGTATCGGGCGCTCGATATCCAGCCGGGCGCGCGGTTCGACGTCTACGAGTTCTACAGAGACCGCTACTGGTATGAGACGAACATCGAGGCGGTGCACTCGCTGGAGCGGATCGCGGCTCAGGTCGGCAACAGCCTGACGCATTTCAGCGTCCGCTGGTGCCTGAATCATCCCGCCGTGCAGGTCGCGATCCTGGGAGCGAGCTCCGCCGACCAGGTCCGCGACACGCTCGGAGCATTCGACGACACGGTCGACGGACACGCGCTCCCCAAGGACATCCTCGACGCGTGCGACGCGGTGTGGATGAAGTCGCGGGTTGTCGCGCCGAAATACAACAGATAG
- a CDS encoding M81 family metallopeptidase, protein MRVVTAQIGHETNTFSVTPTRLENFRQGSTNGCFVGGEAIVAACRNTRTIHGGFVKAAETAGAEIVPLLSTFATPSGTVEESAYEQLRSMLLTRLEAARPFDAVALDLHGAMVTDRHEDAEGDLIAAVREAVGSSMPIIVTLDLHANATRAMADVADAIIGFDEYPHTDMLERGVEAMNLAIRAARRNIAPTMAYCQLPLLTMPPMQCTLREPMRSLLDLVHDIEERDTVLNATLAMGFPFADIRDAGVAVLVTTDGDQALADGLAQELAREVWRARDAFMPTLTPVGEAIDFARTAPGPVVFADGSDNPGGGGPCDGTVVLSELIASGLDGAVVAVIADPESMDAAIAAGVGNHVDLTLGGKTDDRHGPPLKVRAYVRVLSDGGFALKGAMGAGARASMGKAAVIVVAGVEIVVTQRRIQPFDAELLRSVGIEPRDRRFIALKSAVHFRSTYQEFAHAIFDADTPGVHRPDFQAYDYKKLRRPIYPLDDVAFDPR, encoded by the coding sequence GTGCGCGTTGTCACGGCTCAGATAGGGCACGAGACCAACACGTTCTCGGTGACGCCGACTCGGCTGGAGAACTTCCGGCAAGGCAGCACGAACGGCTGCTTCGTGGGCGGAGAAGCCATTGTCGCGGCGTGCCGGAACACCCGGACGATCCACGGCGGGTTCGTGAAGGCTGCCGAGACGGCTGGCGCCGAGATCGTGCCGTTGCTCAGCACGTTTGCCACGCCGTCCGGCACGGTGGAGGAGAGCGCCTACGAGCAGCTCCGGTCGATGCTGTTGACCCGCCTGGAAGCGGCGCGACCGTTCGACGCCGTCGCCCTCGATCTTCACGGCGCGATGGTGACGGACCGGCACGAGGACGCCGAAGGGGACCTGATCGCCGCCGTGCGCGAGGCAGTCGGCAGCTCGATGCCGATCATCGTCACGCTGGACCTGCACGCGAACGCCACCCGTGCGATGGCGGACGTCGCCGACGCCATCATCGGGTTCGACGAATACCCGCACACAGACATGCTCGAGCGAGGCGTCGAGGCGATGAACCTGGCGATCCGCGCCGCCCGTCGAAACATCGCCCCGACGATGGCATATTGTCAACTGCCGCTGCTCACCATGCCGCCGATGCAGTGCACGCTGCGGGAACCGATGCGCAGCCTCCTCGACCTGGTTCATGACATCGAGGAACGCGACACGGTGCTCAACGCCACGTTGGCGATGGGGTTCCCATTCGCGGACATCCGCGATGCGGGGGTCGCGGTGCTTGTGACGACCGACGGCGATCAGGCGCTGGCGGATGGGCTTGCGCAGGAACTCGCGAGAGAGGTCTGGCGCGCGCGCGACGCGTTCATGCCGACTCTGACGCCCGTCGGGGAGGCAATCGACTTCGCACGAACCGCGCCGGGACCGGTCGTCTTCGCCGACGGTTCGGACAACCCCGGCGGCGGCGGGCCCTGCGACGGGACCGTTGTCCTGAGCGAGCTGATCGCGTCCGGTCTCGACGGGGCAGTCGTCGCGGTGATCGCGGACCCGGAGTCGATGGATGCCGCCATCGCGGCTGGCGTCGGTAATCACGTCGATCTGACGCTCGGGGGCAAGACCGACGACCGACACGGACCTCCCCTGAAGGTCCGCGCCTACGTTCGCGTTCTCTCAGACGGCGGGTTCGCGCTGAAGGGAGCCATGGGAGCCGGCGCTCGCGCGTCGATGGGGAAGGCAGCCGTTATCGTCGTGGCGGGCGTCGAGATCGTCGTGACTCAGCGGCGGATTCAGCCGTTCGACGCGGAACTGCTGCGCAGCGTCGGGATCGAACCGAGGGACCGTCGGTTCATCGCGCTCAAGTCCGCCGTGCATTTCCGCAGCACGTACCAGGAGTTCGCGCACGCCATCTTCGACGCCGACACGCCAGGCGTGCATCGCCCCGACTTCCAGGCGTACGACTACAAGAAGCTGCGGCGTCCGATCTACCCGCTGGACGACGTGGCGTTCGACCCGCGCTAG
- a CDS encoding MBL fold metallo-hydrolase — MPSCDGRRVSDERRRGARTVPGSHGCLLGGACVAHGRGHDGADRRRAREHAAAVAVRQAKRPLPGVVPVASRRREDRAEREGACPVLNGRDTEESRLAERIPLEDEFGDIIAKARFGLKRSTAHVALSAGVAEGALRSLEGYERQPSDREVAGIATALGLNADRLAAVVNGSWRPEDEPMDGDAQSQVVRLLNYVGGYPVFSYLLACRRTKQAVAIDTAADGEQVLREAQQRGLALQAVLLTHGHGDHVEDVAMVQERAGIPVVMGPTLPIPSGVQSMERIGDGETYSVGDVSIELRRTPGHTPDCVTYVSGKVAISGDVLFAGSLGRANFSYDAIRESVRTRLFTLSDDTRIYPGHGPSTTVGEEKAHNPFF; from the coding sequence ATGCCGTCCTGCGATGGTCGCCGCGTTTCAGATGAACGTCGGCGAGGTGCGCGGACCGTTCCAGGGTCCCACGGCTGTCTACTTGGTGGAGCTTGTGTCGCGCACGGACGCGGACATGACGGCGCTGACCGACGCCGAGCGCGCGAACACGCGGCAGCGGTTGCTGTCCGCCAAGCAAAACGCCCTCTTCCAGGCGTGGTACCAGTCGCTTCGCGACGGCGCGAAGATCGAGCGGAACGAGAAGGTGCTTGCCCAGTTCTGAACGGACGCGATACCGAGGAGTCCAGATTGGCGGAGCGAATCCCACTCGAAGACGAGTTCGGCGACATCATCGCGAAGGCGCGGTTCGGGCTGAAGCGGAGCACGGCGCACGTCGCCCTGTCGGCGGGCGTTGCCGAGGGCGCGCTCCGATCCCTGGAAGGCTATGAGCGGCAGCCTTCAGACCGCGAGGTCGCCGGGATTGCCACCGCTCTCGGCTTGAACGCCGACCGACTCGCTGCGGTTGTCAACGGGTCCTGGCGACCCGAAGACGAGCCGATGGATGGCGACGCCCAGAGCCAGGTCGTTCGCCTGCTGAACTATGTCGGCGGGTACCCCGTGTTCAGCTACCTCCTGGCGTGCCGACGGACCAAGCAAGCGGTTGCCATCGACACCGCCGCCGACGGCGAACAGGTTCTGCGCGAGGCTCAGCAGCGCGGCTTGGCGTTGCAGGCGGTTCTGCTGACACATGGTCACGGCGATCACGTCGAAGACGTGGCGATGGTCCAGGAACGCGCGGGAATCCCCGTCGTGATGGGACCCACGCTGCCGATTCCATCGGGTGTTCAGAGCATGGAGCGGATCGGTGACGGCGAGACGTATTCCGTAGGCGACGTTTCCATCGAGCTCCGGCGCACGCCCGGGCACACGCCGGACTGCGTGACGTACGTGTCGGGGAAAGTCGCGATCAGCGGAGATGTCCTGTTCGCCGGCTCGTTGGGCAGAGCCAACTTCTCCTACGATGCCATCCGCGAATCCGTCCGCACGCGCCTGTTCACGCTGAGCGACGACACGCGCATCTATCCCGGACACGGTCCGTCGACGACCGTTGGCGAGGAGAAGGCGCACAACCCGTTCTTCTAG